The Lolium rigidum isolate FL_2022 chromosome 1, APGP_CSIRO_Lrig_0.1, whole genome shotgun sequence region CCAACATAAGAGGAGCCAACAAAGAACTAGGCACATCCATGTAGCCTCGAGTTAAAGCACAAAGTTGTGGTTGTTCAGAAGGTTGCCACTTTTCTATCTAAGTTAGGTAGCTCCTCCTACCTATTCTAGTTTATAAATAGAATTTTGGGAGAGTAATAATTTGGCACAGTTCAAAATAAAATCGCCAATACAAGAGTATGGTGATTTGCACATTTAGATGACAaggaaactcgagtcccttccatATCTGTTCTATATACATGTTTGACTACATATGAATATCAATAGGAGCCCAAGTTCCATATCACAAACGATATGCCTGCTACAATAAAATAATAGCATTACCTACCAAATTCCAGTCATCATCGATAACAGGAAAGCCGGTTATCCTATGCTCCACCAGCCTCTCAAGAGCTGGTCAATTACAAAATGAGTTGATAATAACATTATAATGAAAGAAAATAAGGCACAACATCAAGGCAAACAAAGAACCTTCATCAACTGAAGTAGTTTGTTTCACGACATGAAGTTCTTCCCTTTTAGTCATAAAATCACCAACAGTGTAAGCTCCACCGCTCTCctgaaaagcaagaaatccagagGTCAATGAATATTTGGAACAATAATACATACAAATACTTCCACACAGAGACGTGAAGTCGAATAGTTTATGGTTTTATGCCAAATCTACATTAAAAACGTCAATATCTTGTACCAAAGGTTAGAACCCACTACATCATCATGCAAAAGATATTTGTTGAAACATTTCCAAGTGCAATAAATGTGATGATGCTTGTTCCCTGCATAAAATCAGCAAACACCAGATCTACCTGTCATATACGTATATTATTTTTTAATTTGTAATAACACAAGAACACCAAAATGACATACATAATCGCCAGCAACGATCTTGGTAGAATACTTCCTTAAGGACTAATTGTTTTACTAGAAACATGAATATTGTCATCAACAAAGCTGCGCAGGTGATCAAATGGAAAATTTGGCACATCCATGCAAGAACATCAGCATCTCCAATGCCATGCATATTGCAATGAATATCCATAAACATTGTAACTAAAGAAGTAGTAAGTCACATAAAGCCCTTTCAGCCAGACATAAAAATTTGGCCACATAAATTCCCAGTTTGTCCTCAACAACTTTAATTAGCTCTGGCAGATACTAAGATCTTGCGGCCATCTGAAGTGATACAGTACCGACAACTACAGTTGAAACCTACTACTTCTGTTCCAAAATAAGTGtcacaactttgtctagatacggatgtatctagacgatCCGTATCTAGACGTATTTTAATGCGTAGACGTTCTAGATAAAGCTGTgaatattttggaacggagggaataTAAGAGCATCTGTAGCAGACCCGTGTACTTGGAACCTAAAAAACGCCTTTGATGTGCACCGTAGATGGAATTTATGGGCTCAAAATCGGTGGCGCAGATCAGATACTATAAACAAAGCAGCAAAATTTGAAAAAGCGATTTCGCGGGAGATAGATGACATTCAGATTGCAGCAACATAGTAACATTCCGTTGTTCACACGCATTTTTACATTTAGATAAACATCTAAACTCTAACAAACTTGGTGTCGCAATCCTAAATTCAAAAGTTAGCTCTAGGATACCTCAGTAAAGCCTACAGGCATGGCGGCGAGACTCTAGCGGGCTCACTCCTTGATGTCAGAGTCGAGGTCAACGTAGAGTCGTAGACCTTGTTCTGAAGCTCCCCCCCCCCGTCCTTGTCGGCGGCCTGGCGTGCATTCTGCTAGAGCAACGCAATGATGCGGGGCATCGTCACCGTAGTCGTCGGGGCCTATCGCAACGCACTGTTGCGTGGCATCATCAGCATATTTGTCGGGGCCTATCGCCGCGTGCCTCCCGGCGGCGACCTCCTTTTCGATCATCACGGTGACATGCTCGAGGTCCACGTCGTCGACGTAGTCGCCAGGACCAATCCCCGCGCGCCTCCATCTTCACCGCAAGcggcgcgcgagctcgaagcggaGGCAGTGCCAGTGTCGTGCGAGCTAGAGGCGGAGGCAGAGCTTGCTTCCCGGCGGTTGAACGCGGGCGGCAGAGTTAACCCATACTTCATGCACCTGTACGAGCTGCAGATGCGCACCATGTCGGAGCGCTTCTTCCACGCCTCGTAGTTGTCGTAGACGGAGGGGGTTCCGCAGCCGCGTGAGCTCGCCGCGCGGCCAATCTGGTCAGCCCCACGTCTAGTTGAGGACCGCCCCGACGCCATGGCGATGTGGCGCTGCCGGATATGTCAGTGCCGATCGCTGATTTGGTCGTCGGTGCCGAATTGGAGGTCAAAGGTGCGGCGGAGGGAGTGAGGATGCGGTGTAAGTGGACAAGGGTTTCAGCCCGTATCAATCGCTCCTGCCGGAACATATAGCAATTGATGTGGTATCTAAAAATTACGGCCAGACCACGTATACGGATCTGGTCTGCCCAAAAAAACCGCTACAAACCACATATCCACCCAACTTTCTTTTACAATTTGGGTGTGACTAATTCTCAGTCTGCTGAGAGCGAATTAACTTGGTTCTGAGAGCGAATTAAATTCGGTCTCAGTAGGATGATGTCAtcgaatctcagttgcaacctatgTTGCAACTCATTATTAGTACGGATCACGAAGCAAATCTAACACTTTGGATGCACTTTTCTAGTTGCAACCTCACTTACaactaaaaaaaaattagttgcaatcccacttccaactgcaaaaatcacttgcaacttaaatgcacgaatcacgatgcaaatccaTCATTCAAAGAATCTACCGAGCTCTTAGCTAATTCTCAGAGAATTAGCAAATCTGTTACAATTTCCTTTACGATATGCggtgtctgctagagatgctctaatccaAGCATGCCCTCATCTCTAATCAAACATAGGTCTCCTGTAAACTAAGTATTATGCACCAATCCCCCGTTTCAGGAATAATCAGCATCCAATTGCTAATAGGAAAAAAGCAGTACACAATAAAACCAAGGAAAGGAGCTAGGCTCACCCCAGCTTCTGAAGTGTATTTTGGGGGTGGCCTCTGGCggccgtggccgcggacgcgcggACGAAGGTGGTCAGGGGACGCGCGCGGGGGGCAGCGGGAGCAATCCGTGGAATTGCAGGCAGACGAGACCCCCGCACGCCGGTGACAGCGTCGGTGGGCAATCGGGGAAGCGGAGGATGGGTGTGGAGAAGAAACCTGTGGCTCGTGAGCTCGTCTTTtcttattagggcatctccagcggcccgtGACGCATTTCATTGTCCGCGTCCGTTTGCCTCGCGCCGCGGACGCAGAAATGACCGTTGTCGTTCGCGCGTCCGTTTaggcattttttgtttttcttttttccatttgAACATAGTTCCAATTATTACATATTGGAAaattattttacacaaactaatacgtaGTTtgtaacatggtttacacaaactaatacatagtttgaaccatggttgacacaaataaaatattagttgtgttgatttccgtttgttcgttgccaagaaagaacattcgagggcacacccagtaacccaaactggaaaatccagcgggaggcatgatggtgcccttgttggttctaccgaggaagaacagacagaaaccttccactactggcttcgtctggcccgtagccagattcgctgcaaagaaagaacactctaaggtctaactatcggtgtccgagccggattcgccagtGTGGTAGTGtatgcggcaggctgtgtcgtcgaacaccttgacgatcatctcgtcgtccccctcgtagaggaaggtgagctggcagccgggctcgagcgcgaggtcacgggcgaacttgtcccaccccgtgtgcaggtacatcttgccctgcccgtcgaacaggacatccacggtccagcggcagaagttgcagctcgcCTCCCGTAGTTGCAAATGCGTCGgcccgacgccatcgacgaactcggcgaacttgtccgggagttgcttgatgccgagtgggtcgtcgtcaatgcggaggaggaacttgaagcagcggtcctcctgtGAAGACGAGGagagcgcaggcgacggcgagcgtggggccgtagctgctccaccacggcggcccctgtcccggccccgggggcgccctgggtcgcggcctcgaccgcctcgctggccaccaggacccgccatggacttcctcgcgggcctggctgcgtcgcaggaacacctaggcgcgcGCTACGGTGGAGCTTTATGGCGGCTAggatttctttggaggagtggatgaggaagaagaacgcgcgccccctttatataggccggaggcatgcggtggccgtgggacgcgtggcgtcgccattagtgttggagatatgcccaagaggcaataataaagtggttattatatatctttgtgtttatgataaatgtttatataccatgctataattatattaaccgaaacattgatacatgtgtgttatgtaaacaacaaggagtccctagtaagcctcttgtataactagcttgttgattaatagatgatcatagtttcgtgatcatgaacattggatgttattattaacaaggttatgtcactatgtgaatgatgtaatggacacacccaattaagcgtagcataagatcacgtcattaagttcatttgctataagctttcgatacatagttacctagtcctttcgaccatgagatcatgtaagatgatgcggggtggctttcggacacctccacctcaagaccgtcaagtgcagccccgcctatcgtcgacgctacaccatggccacggagttccccaagtggaccaacaacacaaaaccccgccatatatgtcaaggtgaactctttcctctctatggtcgacctcaacaccaacttgaatggtatgctacctcatgcctatcatcattgtgtctataggtgccgacatcgacaaggaccaagagagaaggaactcccatggtgcaaggaagagagaagaagaagaaggaaagaagagaagaaggaagaggaagaagaggcgggaggaagaggcccagcctggccggtccgaggacccggtcggaccggacccacaaccgggtcaTCCGGTCccgaggcccggtcaaccgggcgcccaaccggattcCCTGCCTCGTACGGAAggcgaccggaaacttcgcaagttcccggttggcgcccggtcgaccggacccaggaccggaccacccggtcacaggcccggtctgaccggatcccaaaccggattgcacgggttcgactcgaccggaacggcccgagtcggtccacctcttacctgttcgacccaagctgccttgtatgcctatataagcacctaggtcaccccTTAGcgccttagacaagatttaggcttagacatggatttgagctttgtctccctagggattcatcccctttgtatcaaggctacccttgttggatgtatggatttggtgtgtgagattctagtgctacccactctctctcccactccttgattcatctccctcaccaatctctccactcggaattctaccgcgcgtctcttccgggttgattctattggcgtggtccatcgagccacgggggtaagtatcgattgtttcgggttggtgtgcgtgagttcttcgtgttcttcgtgttcctcgcgcgctccctctctccctccttggatttcgggtcaaccgcaagatcgggccacaaacggggtcttagacctaatcatatggtatcagcagcctttggtttccgcggatttgaccccccacccaccaatttcgtctctaaaaattttccccaaaaatccccaaaaatagccctaatttgcctcttgaccgatctgcgatttggttgcgttttgagtggttttggtccatggatttggtgttggagtgcttgatctactatctccccaacttttagcccccaattccatcatttcccttcgttttggtcgatttggcttgttTTCGCTCAAGAACaggtgatgtagccccgctcaccgacgacactccatcaagaccaactagtcccccaagtggaccaatgacacgagcccgagccaaggctctacatgatgaggtgaactcgctcctcactacccttgatcttggtacccctttggatggattgctacctcatgccgacgtgctatgtgtcattaggtacaagccgcatcaagacctcggagaggaagcgccaagaccaagggagggagagaagcagctggacatgaagatgatcatggagccgaagccgacgtcgctcgaagcgctccaaggaagagacggacgctggccggtccaggacccggtcggaccggacctacaaccgggctgcccggtcacaggcccggtcggccggtcggaaaccgggccagccccctcgtaccggacgacgaccggaaacctcgcaggaatccggtttccgaccggtcgaccggacccatgaccgggccgcccggtcacaggcccggtcagaccggacccatgaccggacagcccggtcccaggcccggtccgaccggatcccaaaccggacccgACGAgggtgccccaccaaactgccttaacttatcctcttGCGTgcactgttcgcccttgctggccatgtgtgactatataagtagctggaacccctcattagctctttagacttgttttgaactcaaaccctaactttgagcttagtctcccttgggtatcatcctccgtaatcaaggcaccttggttgttgatttagatcttgttgaaggagattctagtacttgttactctctctccttccccaagctcttcctctccaatcccaatctctctccggggaattctaccgcgtgtctcttccacggagattctattggcgtggtccatcgagccacggaggtaagcatcgggtgtatcgggttggtgtgcgtgcgtgagtctcggggtcctcttgttcatcgccgtgttcttcgtgttcctcgcgttttcccatctccccctttggtttcgacgtcaatccgcaagatcgggccacacacggggtcttagacctcatcatatggtatcagcagcctttggtttctgcggatttgaccctccacccacccgatttcgtccctagaaaattttccaaaaaatccccaaaaatagccccaaattgcctcttgaccgatctgtgatttggttgcgttttgagtggttttggtccgtggatttggagttgttgtgcttgatctactatttccccaactttgagcctccaattccatcgtttcccttcgatttggtcgatttggcttggttttcgtgaagaacaggagagagaaagctcatcccgcaaaatccggttgagcagccggtcaaccgggcccacgaccggccgagccggcccagcacccggtcaaccgggcgtcaaaccgggcaagccggtccaggagccggtccgaccgggcctccgaccgggcgacgcaacgcctccttcgacctcgacatccggcgatctccaccaccaccaccaccaccaccaccaccatcgcaggtataacttgcagctgtcaccttgtaacccctcttccttttgcgatctatcccattgagcattgcttgtctagtgttgcgagacattgcacgtggccccgcattgtgaggtgtgtgtgtcgtgttgagtaaggcacgcaagcaaacactcgtgtggcaagatagcaaaagcgaggctaacgctaacatagtgcgtgaaaaagccccaaaaacacaaaaagagtgcgcgtagcaccatacatccatacatccatacatccatacgcccatacatacaaagtgtccacgtgccaccaaagatacaacgagtgcaagtgccaacatatacaaaagagaaaaagcttttaagcaaagagagatacgagaagagaggccgcgtgtgaatctagttgtctcttcctttgcaaccaaagctttgactctccttgtgttagtgtgacaccgagcatccgcacatacaattttccgctcacttttggttgcactaaccccgcttatctcgtgtgtgtgttccacatcctttttccgtgtttatagtgatcttcgcatcaacttttggattttcggatttccaccactcttaacaacatacttgatcttggatttgtcttttggctttccacaacactcgcctaacaccatatttgctagcttttgcgtgtggttttgcgtgcgttcccgatacacttgatattgctttcggcttggtggattgcctcaatactatcttaccttggtaagagtgcgaggtagtctccttccactaacatacacaacctagtgcttgtctttgcatcatggataggagcggagatgaagcaagggagggagaaatcctccgcaacaccgagaggttggctactcaacacaacctatggacgcaacgccaagagttcaaggagcaactcaccctcttcgagacgcgcatcgatgagcaatacaatgaagtggcacacaacttctccgttgtgaaccaagacttggctctccttcgcgaagctacggacaacttgaatggtcaaatggcggccaatgatgcgaacatggagcgacgcatggatagcctcgagcgcgccatcaccaacttgggtcttcatcgtcgacaccgctctacttcatcatcctcaagctcatcacaagattactactctcatggccaccgttcgtcatcaagctcctcctcaaggcatgaagaccatcatcgaccgcatcgctcacatgctcgtcatgaagactctcgctccaactctaggcgaggagaaatacatcgccatgctcgtcctcatgaacgtcctccacaagatcgacctcaaccggatggccatgcctaccatgggcgtgacggccacccacatgacaacgtcttccacaacatggagccacatggtgatgctcaagaccaaccgaggcgtgatcttcgcaatcatcctcgccatgaccaacgtggaagaggagaaccaccacatgagcaagatgagagggccatctttgggcgtcgccaaccacctcgtcaagatcttcaacaacctcgtcaagatcttcaaccacatcctcaccgtgaaccaagtgaagcaagtgtgcacctccaacaccaacccaatgctatggttggccgtagaagacctcctattcctcctcaagccgcaagagatgaaggtgcccctcctcgtcgaagaaacttggaggatgaagagaacatgtttggaagactcaagttcaccatgccaaagttcaagggagaagaagatgccgaggcctacctctcatgggcactcaaggtggacaagatattccgcatccacaactactccggtgccaagaaggtggctatggcgtcgcttgagttcgaggactacgcaaacacttggtgggagcaagtcctcactcttcgagaagagaagggtgaacctccaattgccacttgggaggaaatgaagaaagaaatgcatgctcgctttgttcccacgcactacatgaccgacctcttcaacaagctccaaaagttgaagcaaggaaccaagaccgtcgaggagttctacaaggagatggagctcactatgatgagagcaaacatccaagagtccgatgaccaaaccattgctcgcttcttcaatggcctcaactatcccatcaagcgaattgtggagttccaaccttactctaacatggttgaattggtccatcaagcaacgaaggccgagcgccaagtgattgaggacatcaagtactccaaggccaagacctacttcacctccaagctcgctacatcgactccttctactacatcaactcctcatgctacaagtgccaaggccgacgtgtcctcaaCAACATTCAAgaagccgactatccaaagtcgcatgaagcaaacggtctcctccaccgcctcctcaaaggcatccacgggaccctctagtgtcacttgcttcaagtgtggcacccaaggtcacaagtcgtttgagtgcaagaacaccaaggtcatgatcactatggagaatggtgatatcgagacgcttgatgaggatgaatatgaagcccttgtgcaagccgccgtggaaagtgaagaagtttatgagcaagaatgtggagaagatcctctcctatgtgagcatgacccaagtccctcacttgtggtcacaagggtgctaactacgcaacctcatgatgtggaagaacaacggtgcaacatcttccaaacccgtgccggaattggtggcaagtcgatcaaggtcatcatagacggtggaagttgccataaccttgcaagcaccgagttgtgtgagacgctccacctcaacctccgcaagcatcctcacccttaccatatccaatggttgagtgacaagggcaacgtcaagatacaacataccgtcaccgtcaatttcaagattggaccctatgaggatactattgagtgtgacgtggtacccatgacggtgtgccacatgttgcttggccgcccttggcaatatgacaagaaggcgatacatgatggactctccaacacatacaccttcaaggtcaacgacaagaagttcgagttgcgccccatgactcctagtcaaatcatcgccgacaatgcgaaggctctagcgagggcacaacaccactcccaccatagtgagttgagaggtgagggagcgacccaccaaatggagagtgagcgccacaagccatatatgagtgagcgaaagagtgtcctcctagccaccaaaagcgagtggaaagaagtgcaagcaaacccatccaccatattgcactacgtcctcatttgcaagggaccgtcatcggcgactaacgacttaaccacaattccttcgtctttgttgtctattttgaaggagtttcaagatgtcttccccgacgagctccctcatggactaccaccgcttcgtggcatcgagcaccgcatcgacctcatacccggcgctccgcttccaaaccgtgccgcctaccgcaccaaccccgaagagacaaaggagatccaacgccaaatacaagacctcctcgctaaagggtacgttcgcgaaagcctttccccttgtgcggttcccgtgattcttgtgcctaaaccggatgagacgcaacggatgtgtatggattgtcgccccatcaatgccattaccgtccgttaccgccatcccattccgcgtttagatgacatgcttgatgaacttagtggtgccacgattttctcaaaaattgatttgcgtagtggttaccatcaaatccgcatggccattggtgatgaatggaaaacggcattcaagaccaaacttggtctatatgagtggcttgttatgccatttggtctatccaatgctccatcaactttcatgcgcctcatgaatcacatcttgcgtcctctcattggcaagagtgtggttgtctatttc contains the following coding sequences:
- the LOC124685254 gene encoding CBS domain-containing protein CBSX1, chloroplastic-like; this translates as MASGRSSTRRGADQIGRAASSRGCGTPSVYDNYEAWKKRSDMESGGAYTVGDFMTKREELHVVKQTTSVDEALERLVEHRITGFPVIDDDWNLVGNAIILL